From one Butyricimonas faecihominis genomic stretch:
- a CDS encoding ATP-binding protein, whose translation METVNRILQEKITARIAPNKAVLIFGARRVGKTVMMRKIVDNYSGRTMMLNGEDYDTLALLENRSIANYRHLLDGIDLLAIDEAQNIPQIGSILKLIVDEIPGISVLASGSSSFDLLNKTGEPLVGRSTQFLLTPFSQREIAQTETALETRQNLEARLIYGSYPEVVMMENYERKTDYLRDIVGAYLLKDILAIDGLKNSSKMRDLLRLIAFQLGSEVSYEELGKQLGMSKTTVEKYLDLLEKVFVIYRLGAYSRNLRKEVTKAGKWYFYDNGIRNAIIGAFSPLAIRQDVGALWENYIIGERRKANFNEGLHREFYFWRTYDKQEIDLIEESADSLTALEFKWGNKMPAAPKAFQEAYPYAEFHVVNRENYLEFV comes from the coding sequence ATGGAAACAGTAAATAGAATACTTCAAGAGAAGATTACAGCACGAATCGCGCCCAATAAAGCAGTACTGATTTTTGGTGCTCGCCGTGTTGGTAAAACGGTAATGATGCGTAAAATTGTGGACAACTATTCAGGTAGGACGATGATGCTCAACGGCGAAGACTACGACACATTAGCACTATTGGAGAATCGCTCAATAGCCAATTATCGGCATTTATTGGATGGTATTGATTTGCTGGCTATTGATGAGGCACAGAACATACCACAAATCGGTAGTATTCTGAAGTTGATAGTTGATGAAATACCGGGAATAAGTGTCTTGGCAAGTGGTTCTTCGTCATTCGATTTGCTGAATAAGACTGGTGAACCGTTGGTCGGCCGCAGTACGCAATTTCTCCTTACACCATTCTCGCAACGGGAAATCGCACAGACGGAAACGGCACTTGAAACCCGCCAGAACCTCGAAGCGCGCTTGATTTACGGTTCCTATCCCGAAGTAGTAATGATGGAGAACTATGAACGTAAAACAGACTACCTACGTGATATTGTCGGTGCATACCTGCTTAAAGATATCTTAGCAATTGACGGCTTAAAAAATTCGAGCAAGATGCGCGATCTACTGCGATTGATAGCTTTTCAGTTGGGCAGCGAAGTTTCTTACGAAGAGTTAGGTAAACAACTCGGCATGAGCAAGACGACCGTTGAAAAATACCTCGACCTATTGGAAAAGGTCTTCGTTATCTATCGTCTGGGGGCTTATTCGCGTAACCTACGCAAGGAGGTTACAAAAGCTGGCAAGTGGTACTTCTACGACAACGGCATTCGCAATGCCATTATCGGGGCTTTCTCACCGCTGGCCATTCGGCAGGATGTCGGTGCGCTGTGGGAGAACTACATCATCGGAGAGCGGCGCAAAGCGAACTTCAATGAGGGACTGCACAGGGAGTTCTATTTCTGGCGCACCTACGACAAACAGGAAATCGACCTGATTGAGGAGAGTGCCGACAGTCTTACCGCCTTGGAGTTCAAGTGGGGAAATAAAATGCCGGCCGCACCGAAAGCCTTCCAAGAAGCCTATCCCTATGCCGAGTTTCATGTGGTAAATCGGGAGAATTATTTGGAGTTCGTATAA
- a CDS encoding RteC domain-containing protein — translation MNYFLLAETDFFRLINEAGDCNMETAYTAFATQVIELCNGGMDMNLTVIALAYIEIELQHHPVRNLSEEKREIAAYVSKALSFVRKMQKFLATPQVPPLISANNATETTASLLQWTGNAIDLVELIYGIDVMGCINNGNMPLKQLAPLLYKIFGVDSKDCYRFYTDIKRRKNESRTYFIDRMQEKLNERMLRDEELERMRK, via the coding sequence ATGAATTATTTCTTGCTGGCGGAAACCGACTTTTTCCGCCTGATAAACGAAGCCGGCGACTGCAATATGGAAACGGCATACACGGCTTTCGCCACCCAAGTGATCGAACTGTGCAACGGCGGCATGGACATGAACCTTACCGTCATCGCGCTTGCCTACATCGAAATCGAGTTGCAGCACCATCCCGTACGTAATCTGTCAGAAGAAAAAAGAGAGATTGCCGCCTACGTCAGCAAGGCTCTGTCTTTCGTAAGAAAGATGCAGAAATTCCTTGCCACGCCCCAAGTGCCACCACTAATATCCGCCAACAACGCAACAGAAACCACCGCCAGCCTTCTTCAATGGACGGGCAATGCCATCGACCTCGTGGAACTTATCTACGGCATAGACGTGATGGGCTGCATCAACAACGGCAATATGCCGCTCAAACAGCTCGCCCCACTTCTCTATAAGATATTCGGGGTTGATTCTAAAGACTGCTACCGCTTCTACACTGATATCAAACGCCGGAAGAACGAAAGCCGCACCTATTTCATTGACAGGATGCAGGAAAAACTGAACGAGAGAATGTTGCGTGATGAGGAGTTGGAGCGGATGAGAAAATAA
- a CDS encoding dihydrofolate reductase family protein encodes MGKVQILAVLTMDGCLSSELYDKAHQDLCLDRCGLDEIRKKAFYRVTPDYSISMLHEWRKDCTNIRYLAEATPDTADYINGLLRMHAVDEIILYTVPFISGSGRHFFKSALPEQHWTLSSLKSYPNGVCRIIYILDKKAR; translated from the coding sequence ATGGGTAAAGTTCAGATTCTCGCCGTACTGACGATGGACGGATGTCTTTCTTCAGAGTTATATGATAAAGCACATCAGGATTTGTGCCTTGACCGTTGCGGTCTTGATGAAATCAGGAAGAAAGCCTTTTACCGTGTGACACCGGACTATTCCATTTCAATGCTGCACGAATGGAGAAAAGACTGCACAAACATCCGTTACCTCGCGGAAGCCACACCGGACACGGCAGACTATATAAACGGACTGCTGCGGATGCACGCTGTGGATGAAATCATACTATACACCGTTCCTTTCATATCCGGAAGCGGACGACATTTTTTTAAGTCGGCTCTGCCAGAGCAACACTGGACGCTTTCCTCTTTGAAAAGCTATCCCAACGGTGTATGTCGCATTATCTATATCCTTGATAAAAAAGCAAGATAG
- a CDS encoding sigma-54-dependent transcriptional regulator, whose protein sequence is MNKTKIIVVEDNIVYCEYVCNMLSREGYRNMKAYHLSTAKKHLQQATDNDIVVADLRLPDGSGIDLLCWMRKEGKMQPFIIMTDYAEVNTAVESMKLGSIDYIPKQLVEDKLVPLIRSILKERQAGQRRMPIFAREGSAFQKIMHRIRLVAATDMSVMIFGENGTGKEHIAHLLHDKSKRAGKPFVAVDCGSLSKELAPSAFFGHVKGAFTGADNAKKGYFHEAEGGTLFLDEVGNLALETQQMLLRAIQERRYRPVGDKADRNFNVRIIAATNEDLEVSVNEKRFRQDLLYRLHDFGITVPPLRDCQEDIMPLAEFFRDMANRELECSVSGFSSEARKALLTHAWPGNVRELRQKVMGAVLQAQEGVVMKEHLELAVTKPTSTVSFALRNDAEDKERILRALKQANGNRSVAAELLGIGRTTLYSKLEEYGLKYKFKQS, encoded by the coding sequence ATGAATAAGACAAAAATAATTGTGGTGGAAGACAACATCGTGTATTGCGAATATGTCTGCAATATGCTGTCACGGGAGGGCTACCGCAATATGAAGGCTTACCACCTCTCAACCGCGAAGAAACATCTGCAACAGGCAACAGATAATGATATCGTGGTTGCCGACCTGCGTCTGCCTGACGGCAGTGGCATAGACCTTTTGTGCTGGATGCGAAAGGAGGGAAAGATGCAGCCCTTCATCATTATGACCGACTACGCCGAAGTTAATACCGCCGTGGAAAGCATGAAACTCGGCTCGATAGACTATATTCCCAAACAGCTTGTGGAGGATAAACTTGTCCCCCTGATCCGTTCCATACTGAAAGAACGTCAGGCAGGACAACGCCGTATGCCTATATTCGCCCGTGAAGGTTCCGCCTTTCAGAAAATCATGCACCGCATAAGGCTGGTAGCCGCCACCGATATGAGCGTGATGATATTTGGTGAGAACGGCACGGGCAAGGAGCATATTGCCCACCTGTTGCATGACAAGAGCAAACGTGCAGGCAAGCCATTTGTGGCGGTGGACTGCGGTTCACTCTCCAAAGAGCTTGCACCGTCGGCTTTCTTCGGACACGTCAAAGGTGCATTTACAGGTGCGGACAATGCCAAGAAAGGATATTTCCATGAGGCGGAAGGCGGCACGTTGTTTCTGGACGAGGTAGGAAACCTCGCGTTGGAAACCCAACAGATGTTGCTCCGTGCCATACAGGAGAGGCGGTATCGCCCGGTCGGAGACAAGGCAGACCGGAATTTCAATGTCCGCATCATCGCTGCTACCAATGAAGATTTGGAGGTATCGGTGAATGAAAAGCGTTTTCGGCAGGATCTTCTGTACCGCCTGCACGACTTCGGGATAACCGTTCCTCCGTTGCGTGACTGTCAAGAAGACATTATGCCGCTGGCAGAGTTCTTCCGTGATATGGCAAACAGAGAGCTGGAGTGTAGCGTGAGCGGGTTCAGTTCCGAAGCACGTAAAGCGTTGCTGACACACGCATGGCCGGGCAACGTGCGGGAACTTCGGCAGAAAGTTATGGGTGCTGTATTGCAGGCGCAGGAAGGTGTTGTCATGAAAGAGCATCTGGAACTTGCCGTGACGAAACCGACCTCTACTGTCAGCTTCGCCTTGCGCAATGACGCGGAGGATAAGGAGCGGATATTGCGTGCGTTGAAACAGGCAAACGGCAACCGGAGTGTCGCCGCAGAACTGCTCGGCATAGGCAGGACAACACTATACAGCAAACTTGAAGAGTATGGACTTAAATATAAATTCAAGCAATCATAG